One genomic region from Biomphalaria glabrata chromosome 7, xgBioGlab47.1, whole genome shotgun sequence encodes:
- the LOC106076933 gene encoding fMet-Leu-Phe receptor-like, which produces MNDTSITLPPMTNDTDLPMASERTDSAKAMAFVANGTGVVMASKANVTYQEGELFTWHGTELIVLPMMMVLGIAGNLLVFYIYHFRWRSNTVTLFKRMLAVLDLCNLVLALPSLLYTVVNPGSDGFQINCIFMSFVALSTAIASGCLLVIIAADRFMKLCLLRKTGIGTILAKKLFAVSVIIACLLDIPTVWLFGMTTVVFKHYQVQVSYCFIKTESKNGVIFYVYIAMLSLVFMAVMAALFVLYAKVIIVLRRLAEKHDELKRRPSLAGGAETLKRQKQTEVMQKSAVVFIAITVVFFASYAPYFVTMIISMLDQSVEAAMSPGLKAIYDLAKLSPLANNVANPFIYSFTSEHFREEVKNIFTFKACEKGFFRRRAFSFSRSDRSKEISEISDSREQET; this is translated from the exons ATGAACGACACCAGCATTACTTTGCCCCCTATGACTAATGACACTGACCTTCCCATGGCTAGTGAGAGAACTGACTCAGCGAAGGCCATGGCCTTTGTGGCCAATGGCACTGGTGTCGTCATGGCCTCTAAGGCCAATGTGACCTATCAGGAAGGGGAGCTATTCACGTGGCATGGGACTGAGCTTATCGTCCTGCCGATGATGATGGTCCTGGGGATCGCCGGAAATCTCCTTGTCTTCTACATCTACCACTTCCGGTGGCGCAGTAATACAGTGACCTTGTTCAAAAGG ATGTTGGCTGTCCTTGACTTGTGCAATCTTGTCCTGGCCCTCCCCTCTCTGCTGTATACAGTGGTCAACCCAGGAAGTGACGGCTTCCAGATCAATTGTATCTTCATGTCTTTCGTAGCGCTGAGCACGGCCATAGCCTCGGGCTGTTTGTTGGTCATCATAGCAGCGGACAG ATTCATGAAGTTATGTTTGCTACGTAAAACTGGGATCGGCACCATCCTCGCCAAGAAGCTCTTCGCTGTGAGCGTCATCATCGCCTGCTTGCTGGACATCCCGACTGTATGGCTCTTTGGGATGACCACCGTGGTCTTCAAACATTACCAGGTGCAAGTAAGCTACTGCTTCATTAAAACCGAGAGCAAGAACGGGGTCATATTCTACGTGTATATAGCCATGTTGTCTTTGGTCTTTATGGCCGTGATGGCGGCCCTGTTCGTCCTCTACGCGAAGGTGATCATCGTCCTGAGAAGGCTGGCGGAGAAGCACGACGAGCTGAAGCGGCGCCCTTCCCTCGCCGGGGGCGCGGAGACCCTGAAGCGGCAGAAGCAGACGGAGGTGATGCAGAAGTCGGCCGTGGTCTTCATCGCCATCACCGTCGTCTTCTTCGCGAGCTACGCCCCATACTTCGTCACCATGATTATCTCGATGCTGGACCAATCCGTGGAGGCCGCGATGAGCCCGGGGCTGAAGGCCATCTACGACCTGGCCAAACTCAGCCCCTTGGCCAACAATGTGGCCAACCCGTTCATCTACAGCTTCACATCCGAGCACTTCCGAGAAGAGGTCAAGAACATTTTCACCTTCAAGGCGTGCGAAAAAGGTTTCTTCAGACGCAGAGCCTTCTCGTTCTCAAGGTCAGACAGGTCCAAGGAGATTTCTGAAATATCAGACTCTAGGGAACAGGAAACTTAA